Proteins encoded together in one Mycobacterium simiae window:
- a CDS encoding type Z 30S ribosomal protein S14: protein MAKKALVNKAARKPKFAVRGYTRCNKCGRPRAVFRKFGLCRICLREMAHAGELPGVQKSSW from the coding sequence ATGGCAAAGAAGGCACTGGTCAACAAGGCCGCGCGCAAGCCGAAGTTCGCTGTGCGCGGCTACACGCGCTGCAACAAATGTGGCCGCCCGCGCGCGGTCTTCCGCAAATTCGGCCTGTGCCGGATCTGCTTGCGCGAGATGGCGCACGCGGGCGAGCTGCCCGGCGTGCAGAAGAGCAGCTGGTAA